In Pyxidicoccus xibeiensis, the following proteins share a genomic window:
- a CDS encoding DUF4259 domain-containing protein, which translates to MGAWGSGNFENDAVLDWVSTLKGWQSVKAVLEYVARASRDAYLSANVCCTSLGAAEIVAACIGQPSVESPEAVKSWVAANRNGCSDELRSLATTATRRIEAESELQELFDEGARNEEWHAVVSDLLRRLSSA; encoded by the coding sequence ATGGGTGCATGGGGCTCAGGAAATTTCGAGAACGACGCGGTTTTGGACTGGGTTTCCACTCTGAAAGGATGGCAATCCGTCAAGGCAGTGTTGGAGTACGTGGCGCGTGCCTCTCGGGATGCGTATTTAAGCGCAAATGTTTGCTGCACTTCGCTCGGGGCAGCTGAAATCGTCGCCGCGTGCATTGGGCAGCCCAGCGTGGAGAGCCCCGAAGCGGTGAAGTCCTGGGTCGCTGCGAATCGGAATGGATGCAGCGACGAGCTGCGGTCGCTTGCCACAACTGCCACACGTAGAATTGAAGCAGAGTCCGAACTCCAAGAACTGTTCGACGAGGGGGCGAGAAACGAGGAGTGGCATGCCGTGGTGTCGGACTTGCTGCGCAGGCTCTCTTCTGCGTGA
- a CDS encoding radical SAM protein, with translation MNLKQLSLPELEAALAPLTPSPTAVRKVFAAVFAHGAQSVEEVAGARQVPRRVADHLKAHAELPRLEVVERRRADDGFVKYLFDSPLGGRVEAVRIPIFEEKYVICVSSQVGCALACDFCMTGKLGFKRNLHTWEILDQVLQVRAEADRPVRGVVFMGMGEPLLNYKETLRAADILRHPAGLSIAGDAITFSTAGHVPAIRRYTREGHPYRLAFSVTSAIAEKRAQVLPIEKTHPLPELIEAIREYSTVRRERAMIAYVAISGFNLGREDAEALKTAFEGIPIKVDLIDVTDPTGKYLPPTPEELSAFRDYLQILKSPVARRYSGGKEIGAACGTLAATQYGGTVMPRPESST, from the coding sequence GTGAACCTGAAGCAACTGTCGCTCCCGGAGCTGGAGGCGGCGCTCGCCCCGCTCACCCCGTCCCCCACCGCCGTGCGCAAGGTGTTCGCGGCCGTCTTTGCCCACGGTGCGCAGTCCGTGGAGGAGGTGGCGGGCGCGCGGCAGGTGCCACGCCGCGTCGCGGACCACCTGAAGGCGCATGCGGAGCTGCCCCGGCTGGAGGTGGTGGAGCGGCGCCGGGCGGACGACGGCTTCGTGAAGTACCTCTTCGACTCGCCGCTGGGAGGGCGGGTGGAGGCGGTGCGCATCCCCATCTTCGAGGAGAAGTACGTCATCTGCGTGTCCAGCCAGGTGGGCTGCGCGCTGGCGTGCGACTTCTGCATGACGGGGAAGCTGGGCTTCAAGCGCAACCTCCACACCTGGGAGATCCTGGACCAGGTGCTGCAGGTGCGCGCGGAGGCGGACCGGCCGGTGCGCGGCGTCGTCTTCATGGGCATGGGCGAGCCGCTGCTCAACTACAAGGAGACGCTGCGCGCGGCGGACATCCTGCGCCACCCGGCGGGGCTCTCCATTGCCGGTGACGCGATTACGTTCTCCACGGCGGGCCACGTGCCGGCGATTCGCCGCTACACGCGCGAGGGGCACCCGTACCGGCTGGCCTTCTCCGTGACGAGCGCGATTGCGGAGAAGCGGGCGCAGGTGCTGCCGATTGAGAAGACGCACCCGCTGCCGGAGCTGATTGAGGCCATCCGCGAGTACAGCACCGTGCGGCGCGAGCGGGCGATGATTGCCTACGTGGCCATCAGCGGCTTCAACCTGGGGCGCGAGGATGCGGAGGCGCTGAAGACGGCGTTCGAGGGCATCCCCATCAAGGTGGACCTCATCGACGTGACGGACCCCACGGGGAAGTACCTGCCGCCCACGCCCGAGGAGCTGAGCGCGTTCCGGGACTACTTGCAGATCTTGAAGTCACCGGTGGCGCGGCGGTACTCGGGCGGCAAGGAGATTGGCGCGGCGTGCGGCACGCTGGCGGCCACGCAGTATGGCGGCACGGTGATGCCGCGGCCGGAGTCGAGCACGTAG
- a CDS encoding anti-sigma factor family protein, with protein sequence MKRDGGLGIFEIRDEGAPLPAEVRMYTCKDSINLLLEYLDGQMSDEEARHLKEHLTGCSPCEEFLRTYRATSGLCKKALAARMPEEVSSKLKEFLRSKIKSAS encoded by the coding sequence GTGAAACGCGACGGGGGGCTCGGCATCTTCGAGATCAGGGACGAGGGCGCGCCGCTGCCAGCCGAGGTTCGGATGTACACGTGTAAAGACTCAATCAACCTCCTGCTGGAGTACCTCGACGGCCAGATGTCCGACGAGGAGGCGCGTCACCTCAAGGAGCACCTGACGGGGTGCAGCCCCTGCGAGGAGTTTTTGCGCACGTACCGGGCCACGTCGGGGCTGTGCAAGAAGGCCCTGGCCGCGCGGATGCCGGAGGAGGTCTCCTCGAAGCTGAAGGAGTTCCTGCGCTCCAAGATCAAGTCGGCGTCGTGA
- a CDS encoding RNA polymerase sigma factor, which translates to MSDEVAREEDRQLLARAQDGEVAAFEALVDAHRDKVYGLALRMTRSDADAAEITQDTFLSAYQHLRDFRGDAAFGSWVHRIAANHALMRLRHRRVAQAAEQELTGPEFTERGTLADYPVTDWSRDAEEKALDAELGTAIQQATDLLPQGYREVFLLKDVDGLSYEQISEVTGDSIPAIKSRLHRARLALREAIDDFYNRDSRGM; encoded by the coding sequence ATGTCCGACGAGGTCGCCAGGGAAGAGGATCGCCAGCTCCTCGCTCGCGCACAGGATGGGGAGGTCGCCGCCTTCGAGGCCCTGGTGGATGCGCACCGGGACAAGGTGTACGGCCTGGCCCTCCGGATGACGCGCTCCGACGCGGACGCGGCCGAAATCACCCAGGACACCTTTCTGTCGGCCTATCAACACCTCCGGGACTTCCGGGGGGACGCCGCCTTCGGCTCCTGGGTGCACCGCATCGCCGCCAACCATGCGCTCATGCGCCTGCGGCACCGCCGGGTGGCCCAGGCGGCCGAGCAGGAGCTCACCGGCCCGGAGTTCACCGAGCGGGGTACGCTGGCTGACTACCCCGTCACGGACTGGAGCCGGGACGCCGAGGAGAAGGCCCTGGACGCCGAGCTGGGCACGGCCATCCAGCAGGCAACCGACCTGCTTCCGCAGGGTTACCGGGAAGTCTTCCTCTTGAAAGACGTGGACGGCCTCAGTTACGAACAGATTTCAGAGGTGACGGGGGACTCCATCCCCGCCATCAAGAGCCGCCTGCATCGTGCCCGGCTCGCGCTCCGTGAAGCCATCGATGATTTCTACAACCGGGACAGTCGCGGGATGTGA
- a CDS encoding DNA-3-methyladenine glycosylase, translating to MNWLPVSFYERPALVVARELLGTLLVVEAGGQRRVGRIVETEAYIGEHDLACHASKGVTPRTEVMFGPAGRAYIYLIYGMHHCFNVVTDQEGVGAAVLIRAVEPVEGLAPGERTDGPGRLCKALGIGRGHNRADLCAPGLHLLPGAPVPESQVARGPRIGVDYAGAWAAEPFRLWVRDSRHVSRAPSKGARNQP from the coding sequence GTGAACTGGTTGCCGGTATCCTTCTATGAGCGTCCCGCCCTGGTGGTGGCCCGCGAGCTGCTCGGCACCCTGCTCGTGGTGGAAGCAGGGGGGCAGCGGCGCGTGGGCCGCATCGTCGAGACCGAGGCCTATATCGGGGAGCACGACCTGGCCTGCCATGCCTCCAAGGGGGTGACGCCCCGGACGGAGGTCATGTTCGGGCCCGCGGGGCGCGCCTACATCTACCTCATCTATGGGATGCACCACTGCTTCAACGTGGTGACGGACCAGGAGGGGGTGGGCGCCGCGGTGCTCATCCGGGCGGTGGAGCCGGTGGAGGGGCTGGCGCCGGGGGAGCGCACGGACGGGCCCGGGCGGCTGTGCAAGGCCCTGGGCATTGGCCGGGGGCACAACCGGGCGGACCTCTGCGCCCCGGGGCTGCACCTGCTGCCGGGAGCGCCCGTCCCCGAGTCCCAGGTGGCGCGGGGGCCCCGCATCGGCGTGGACTACGCCGGGGCGTGGGCGGCAGAACCCTTCCGGCTGTGGGTCCGGGATAGTCGACACGTCAGTCGGGCGCCGTCCAAGGGGGCTCGTAACCAGCCTTGA
- a CDS encoding 4-alpha-glucanotransferase: MSTPGRLSGLLLPLFSLRSQTDFGIGDFGALDGLFTWMKAARQRLLMVLPLLPTAPGDPSPYSTRSAFGLNPLFIDLQQLPEFTASGGEAALSEAQRRQLGEARAAPRVRYDLVFPLKDAAFARAFDTFEQQHWAAKTDRAKAFSQWRDAQGEWLESYALFTAISEQEDRRAWWEWPEGLRTRQPEPLAAKSKELERRVRYHAWLQWVAEQQWDAAREQAKAKSVLLCGDEPFIIGQDSADCWAHPDILRRDARLGVPPDDFSATGQDWGLPYFDFAAMEKDDYAWLKKRAKKAASYYDLRRVDHAVGYFRQWIRDEQTPTGRFVPPDEESHKRLGEKHFRLLSEGAGIVAEDLGVIPPFVRRILADLKLPGYRVMRWERDDNTYRDPHQFPAVSLVTTGTHDTDTVAEWWEGARDDERQAAARAWPEMNGVPVTREFTPEVHRAMLASSLNSGSDLCVLPWQDILGTRDRINLPGSMSDSNWAYRIAQNANELLTDEQTRDAANRLAWLTASARR, translated from the coding sequence ATGTCCACACCCGGCCGGCTCTCCGGTCTCCTGCTTCCGCTCTTCTCGCTGCGCTCCCAGACGGACTTCGGCATTGGCGACTTCGGCGCCCTCGACGGCCTGTTCACCTGGATGAAGGCCGCGCGCCAGCGCCTGCTGATGGTGCTGCCGCTGCTGCCCACGGCGCCGGGAGACCCGAGCCCCTACTCCACCCGCTCGGCCTTCGGCCTCAACCCGCTCTTCATCGACCTGCAGCAGCTGCCGGAGTTCACCGCCTCCGGAGGCGAGGCCGCCCTCTCCGAGGCGCAGCGCCGGCAGCTCGGCGAGGCCCGCGCCGCCCCGCGCGTGCGCTACGACCTGGTGTTCCCGCTCAAGGACGCCGCCTTCGCGCGCGCCTTCGACACCTTCGAGCAGCAGCACTGGGCCGCGAAGACGGACCGCGCGAAGGCCTTCAGCCAGTGGCGGGACGCCCAGGGCGAGTGGCTGGAGAGCTACGCCCTCTTCACCGCCATCAGCGAGCAGGAGGACCGCCGCGCCTGGTGGGAGTGGCCCGAGGGGCTGCGCACCCGCCAGCCCGAGCCCCTGGCCGCCAAGTCCAAGGAGCTGGAGCGCCGCGTGCGCTACCACGCGTGGCTCCAGTGGGTGGCCGAGCAGCAGTGGGACGCGGCGCGTGAGCAGGCCAAGGCGAAGAGTGTCCTGCTGTGCGGCGACGAGCCCTTCATCATCGGCCAGGACAGCGCGGACTGCTGGGCCCACCCGGACATCCTCCGGCGCGACGCGCGCCTGGGCGTGCCCCCGGACGACTTCTCCGCCACCGGCCAGGACTGGGGCCTGCCCTACTTCGACTTCGCCGCCATGGAGAAGGACGACTACGCGTGGCTGAAGAAGCGCGCGAAGAAGGCGGCCAGCTACTATGACTTGCGCCGCGTGGACCACGCGGTGGGCTACTTCCGCCAGTGGATTCGCGACGAGCAGACGCCCACCGGGCGCTTTGTCCCGCCGGACGAGGAGAGCCACAAGCGCCTGGGCGAGAAGCACTTCCGCCTGCTGTCGGAGGGCGCCGGCATCGTCGCCGAGGACCTGGGCGTGATTCCGCCCTTCGTGCGCCGCATCCTCGCGGACCTGAAGCTGCCCGGCTACCGGGTGATGCGCTGGGAGCGCGACGACAACACCTACCGCGACCCGCACCAGTTCCCCGCCGTGTCGCTCGTCACCACGGGCACCCATGACACGGACACCGTGGCCGAGTGGTGGGAGGGCGCCCGCGACGACGAGCGCCAGGCGGCCGCCCGCGCCTGGCCGGAGATGAACGGCGTGCCCGTCACGCGCGAGTTCACCCCGGAGGTGCACCGGGCCATGCTGGCCTCGTCGCTCAACTCCGGCAGTGATTTGTGCGTGCTGCCCTGGCAGGACATCCTCGGCACCCGGGACCGCATCAACCTGCCCGGCTCCATGAGCGACTCGAACTGGGCGTACCGCATCGCCCAGAACGCGAACGAGCTGCTCACCGACGAGCAGACGCGCGACGCCGCCAACCGGCTGGCCTGGCTCACCGCCTCCGCGCGGCGCTGA